A section of the Candidatus Tisiphia endosymbiont of Nedyus quadrimaculatus genome encodes:
- the rplW gene encoding 50S ribosomal protein L23 yields the protein MKSYKHYDLIRNPVITEKSNILSEQQNKFTFHVADSAEKVSIKMAVEKIFQVKVKKVNIMNVKGKRKRFKGVNGRQSDKKKAIVTLEKDYTIDFTGGIK from the coding sequence GTGAAATCTTATAAACATTATGATCTTATTAGAAATCCTGTGATTACTGAGAAGAGCAATATTTTATCTGAGCAACAAAATAAGTTTACTTTTCATGTTGCTGATAGTGCTGAGAAAGTTTCTATCAAGATGGCTGTTGAAAAGATTTTTCAGGTTAAGGTTAAAAAAGTTAACATAATGAATGTAAAAGGTAAGAGAAAAAGATTCAAGGGTGTTAATGGTAGACAATCAGATAAAAAGAAAGCAATTGTGACGTTAGAAAAAGATTATACTATTGATTTTACTGGGGGTATTAAATAA
- the rplD gene encoding 50S ribosomal protein L4: protein MKAKLLNLENEAVGEIDLDNEVFAVDFVREDIIKLVVDWQRTKAMAGTHQTKTVSQVSGTTKKPFKQKGTGNARQGSLRSVQMRGGGVSHGPVTRSHATKLPKKVRKLGLKHALSEKLAEGKLLIVDSLKLHESKTSNLIKLLNNFHGKSYFIVSGDEVDINFSLAVQNIPNTISVPQIGANVYDIIRHDYVLLSQEAVDALEKRLK from the coding sequence ATGAAAGCCAAATTATTAAATCTTGAAAATGAAGCTGTTGGTGAAATTGATTTAGATAACGAAGTGTTTGCCGTAGATTTTGTTAGGGAAGATATTATCAAGCTTGTTGTTGATTGGCAGAGAACTAAAGCTATGGCTGGTACACATCAAACAAAGACGGTGTCGCAAGTGTCTGGTACTACAAAGAAACCTTTTAAGCAAAAAGGTACAGGTAATGCAAGGCAAGGATCTTTAAGATCTGTCCAAATGAGAGGTGGTGGAGTTTCTCACGGTCCAGTAACAAGGAGTCATGCTACAAAATTGCCAAAAAAAGTTAGAAAACTTGGTTTAAAACATGCTTTGTCAGAAAAATTGGCTGAGGGAAAACTGCTAATAGTAGATTCGTTAAAATTACATGAATCCAAAACTTCTAATCTTATAAAATTATTAAATAATTTTCATGGTAAGAGTTATTTTATTGTTAGTGGTGATGAGGTTGATATCAATTTTTCTTTGGCAGTACAAAATATTCCAAATACTATTTCAGTACCGCAAATTGGTGCAAATGTTTATGATATAATACGCCATGATTATGTTTTGTTATCACAAGAAGCTGTAGATGCTTTAGAAAAGAGGTTAAAGTGA
- the rplC gene encoding 50S ribosomal protein L3, which translates to MRTGLIAKKIGMSSIFNEKGERSTVTFLQVEDCQVVGQKTLERDGYSALVIGVKDKKLSKVTKPMKQVFANAQVTPKEKLKEFRISETCFLDVGSVLHVNHFVIGQFIDVVGTTIGKGFAGSMKRHNFRGLEASHGVSVSHRSHGSTGGRQDPGKVFKNKKMAGHMGSTRVTIQNLKVVDTDMENSIIIVSGNIPGSKGSYVYIKDAIKKTITAIG; encoded by the coding sequence ATGAGAACCGGTTTAATTGCTAAAAAAATTGGTATGAGTTCAATTTTTAATGAAAAGGGAGAGAGATCTACCGTTACTTTTCTACAAGTTGAAGATTGCCAAGTAGTAGGACAAAAGACCTTAGAAAGGGATGGCTATAGTGCTTTGGTTATTGGGGTAAAAGATAAAAAATTATCTAAAGTAACAAAACCAATGAAGCAGGTATTTGCTAATGCTCAAGTTACGCCAAAGGAAAAATTGAAGGAATTTAGAATTTCTGAAACTTGTTTCCTTGATGTAGGTTCTGTATTGCACGTGAATCATTTTGTTATTGGTCAGTTTATAGATGTTGTAGGTACTACTATTGGTAAAGGTTTTGCCGGTAGTATGAAAAGGCATAATTTTAGAGGGCTTGAAGCTTCACATGGTGTATCTGTGTCTCACCGTTCGCATGGTTCTACTGGTGGTAGACAAGATCCTGGTAAAGTATTTAAGAATAAGAAAATGGCTGGTCATATGGGAAGTACAAGAGTTACTATTCAAAATTTGAAAGTAGTCGATACTGATATGGAAAACAGCATAATCATAGTTAGTGGAAATATTCCCGGTTCAAAAGGATCTTATGTCTACATTAAGGATGCTATTAAGAAAACCATTACAGCTATAGGATAA
- the rpsJ gene encoding 30S ribosomal protein S10, which yields MKNNQKIKIRLKSFDHRSLEQGTREIVGAVKRTGADIIGPIPLPRTIERFTVNRSPHVNKKSREQFEIRIQKRLLIISYPTPQTVDALKKVDLPAGVDVEIKLESVE from the coding sequence ATGAAAAATAATCAAAAAATCAAAATTCGTTTAAAGTCGTTTGATCACCGCTCGCTTGAGCAAGGTACTAGAGAAATAGTAGGGGCTGTTAAAAGAACCGGTGCTGATATAATTGGTCCAATTCCGCTGCCAAGGACAATTGAGAGATTTACCGTTAATAGGTCTCCACATGTCAATAAAAAATCAAGGGAGCAATTTGAGATTAGAATTCAGAAAAGGCTTTTGATAATAAGTTATCCAACTCCTCAGACTGTTGATGCTTTAAAAAAAGTTGATTTGCCTGCTGGTGTTGATGTTGAGATTAAGTTAGAGAGTGTTGAGTGA
- the tuf gene encoding elongation factor Tu — protein sequence MAKVKFERDLPHCNIGTIGHVDHGKTSLTAAITLVLSKEGGAQATNYDDIDKAPEERERGITIATAHVEYRTKRRHYAHIDCPGHADYIKNMISGAAQMDAAILVVSAADGPMPQTREHILLAKQVGVPAIVVFLNKVDMVDDPELLDLVEMEVRELLSMYDFPGDDIPVIRGSALQALEGKPEGEAAIKELMNAIDEYIPQPERDTDKPFLMSIEDVFSISGRGTVVTGRIEKGIVKVGEEVEIVGIRDTQKTTCTGVEMFKKLLDQGEAGDNVGILLRGTKREDVCRGQVLAKPGSITPHTEFEAEVYVLTTKEGGRHTAFTDKYRPQFYFRTTDVTGEITLKDGKTMVMPGDNANLKIALIAPIAMEEGVRFAIREGGRTVGAGVVSKIIK from the coding sequence ATGGCAAAGGTAAAATTTGAAAGGGATCTACCCCATTGTAATATAGGTACTATAGGACACGTAGATCATGGTAAGACTTCTTTAACAGCTGCAATAACTTTAGTGTTATCAAAAGAAGGTGGAGCACAGGCTACTAATTATGATGACATTGATAAAGCTCCTGAAGAGAGGGAAAGGGGTATAACTATTGCTACTGCTCACGTTGAATATAGAACTAAAAGAAGGCATTATGCTCACATTGATTGTCCTGGTCACGCAGATTATATAAAGAATATGATAAGCGGTGCAGCTCAAATGGATGCTGCTATATTGGTAGTATCTGCTGCTGATGGTCCAATGCCCCAAACAAGGGAGCATATATTGCTTGCTAAGCAAGTTGGCGTACCTGCAATAGTTGTATTTTTGAATAAAGTTGATATGGTTGATGATCCAGAATTGCTTGACTTAGTAGAAATGGAAGTCAGAGAACTGTTATCAATGTATGATTTTCCTGGAGATGATATACCAGTTATCAGGGGTTCAGCTTTACAGGCTCTAGAGGGAAAACCTGAAGGTGAAGCTGCGATTAAAGAGTTGATGAATGCTATTGATGAATATATACCTCAACCTGAGAGAGATACAGATAAACCTTTTTTAATGTCAATAGAAGATGTATTTTCTATTTCTGGAAGAGGTACGGTTGTTACTGGTAGAATCGAAAAAGGTATAGTAAAAGTTGGTGAAGAGGTAGAGATTGTCGGTATAAGAGATACTCAAAAAACTACTTGTACTGGTGTGGAAATGTTTAAGAAGCTATTAGATCAAGGTGAAGCCGGTGATAATGTTGGTATATTACTGCGTGGAACTAAAAGAGAAGATGTATGCAGAGGTCAAGTGTTAGCTAAGCCTGGAAGTATAACTCCGCATACTGAGTTTGAAGCTGAAGTTTATGTACTTACCACGAAAGAAGGTGGTCGTCATACAGCATTTACAGATAAATATCGACCACAGTTTTATTTTAGAACGACTGACGTAACTGGAGAAATTACTTTGAAAGATGGTAAAACAATGGTGATGCCTGGTGATAATGCGAATCTAAAAATTGCATTGATCGCTCCGATAGCTATGGAAGAGGGCGTACGTTTTGCTATACGTGAAGGTGGTAGGACAGTAGGAGCCGGTGTAGTATCAAAGATTATAAAATAA
- the rlmB gene encoding 23S rRNA (guanosine(2251)-2'-O)-methyltransferase RlmB: protein MRNKAKISKDLHYIYGKHPVFAALSNPKRYIQNVLCTEDIFNLHKNLISNHPYEITNIDYLTRLFGSNHNHQGIAANVKSIFFNRIEDIDITIPNCKVAILDQITDPQNIGAIIRSAASFDITAIILPLDNAPDENATIAKTASGALELVQMVKVTNLRWSIEYLKKHGFWIIGLDGNATQSLSTKIFSDKMAIVLGSEDKGIRRLVKEACDHLVKIPISSKVESLNVSNAAAIAFYLISLEAK, encoded by the coding sequence ATGAGAAATAAAGCTAAAATTTCTAAAGATTTGCACTATATATATGGCAAACATCCAGTATTTGCAGCATTAAGCAACCCAAAACGTTATATTCAAAATGTTTTATGTACAGAAGATATTTTCAATTTGCACAAAAATTTAATCTCTAACCACCCGTATGAGATTACCAATATAGATTACTTGACCCGTCTTTTTGGTTCAAATCATAATCATCAGGGAATAGCCGCTAACGTTAAAAGTATCTTCTTTAATCGCATTGAAGATATTGACATAACTATTCCTAATTGTAAAGTTGCTATTTTGGATCAAATAACTGATCCACAAAATATTGGTGCTATTATTCGTAGTGCAGCTTCCTTTGACATCACAGCCATAATATTACCTCTAGATAATGCACCCGATGAAAATGCTACCATAGCAAAAACAGCTTCCGGAGCTTTAGAACTAGTACAAATGGTTAAAGTCACTAATTTAAGGTGGTCAATAGAATATCTAAAAAAACATGGATTTTGGATTATTGGTCTTGATGGTAACGCAACACAATCTTTAAGTACAAAAATATTTTCAGATAAAATGGCAATAGTACTTGGCTCTGAAGATAAAGGAATCAGACGTCTAGTTAAAGAAGCATGTGATCACTTAGTTAAAATACCCATTTCAAGCAAAGTAGAAAGCTTAAATGTCTCAAATGCTGCTGCAATAGCGTTTTATTTGATTTCATTAGAGGCAAAATAA
- the istB gene encoding IS21-like element helper ATPase IstB, whose product MNNVYQESTREDIINVMRKLKFTGMLESYDEIISDAIRRKEASNYILHNLLKSELTTRTLRSIQSRISAAKFPEKKDIDNFIFIDTPINQEQIMHLYSCEFIKTSRNIILVGGTGSGKTHLAIALSTKAVRKGYKSRFFNLVDLANQLEYEKNSAQVGKLAASLQKIDVLVLDELGYLPFSKNGGQLIFHLLSKIHSNTSIIITTNLIFSEWSQIFGCNKMTSALLDRVCHNCDIIETGNESYRMKKKQ is encoded by the coding sequence ATGAACAATGTATATCAAGAATCTACTAGAGAAGATATTATAAATGTTATGAGAAAGCTAAAATTTACAGGGATGCTTGAGTCTTATGATGAAATTATATCTGATGCCATAAGGCGTAAAGAAGCCTCGAATTATATTTTACATAATTTATTAAAATCTGAACTAACAACACGAACTCTTAGGTCTATTCAAAGTAGGATTAGCGCAGCAAAGTTTCCTGAGAAAAAAGATATAGATAATTTCATATTTATCGATACCCCAATAAACCAAGAACAAATTATGCATCTATATAGTTGCGAGTTTATTAAAACATCTAGAAATATAATCCTAGTTGGTGGTACTGGTAGCGGTAAAACTCACCTAGCTATTGCATTAAGTACAAAAGCAGTACGAAAAGGTTATAAATCAAGATTTTTTAATCTTGTAGATCTTGCTAATCAATTAGAATATGAAAAGAACTCTGCTCAGGTAGGAAAACTAGCAGCTTCCTTGCAAAAAATAGATGTACTAGTCCTAGATGAGCTTGGTTATCTACCATTTTCTAAGAATGGCGGTCAACTTATCTTTCATCTATTATCTAAAATACATTCCAACACTTCAATTATTATTACTACTAATCTTATATTCTCAGAATGGTCACAAATATTTGGTTGTAATAAAATGACTTCAGCGCTACTTGATAGAGTTTGTCATAATTGTGATATCATTGAAACGGGAAATGAAAGTTATCGTATGAAAAAAAAACAATAG
- the istA gene encoding IS21 family transposase — MESKRKILGRYRRGEGIRSISRELNISRNTVRSIIRTQGEIKSDYIRIIQPIPKLGKYIESLERMLRDNKNSKPKKTGKALFEELKIYGYQGSYSAVSRYINTWNDRNFEINIKACVPLSFAPGEAYQFDWSSEQVILAGEIINVKVAHFVLCYSRKKFIYIYPTEAQEMVFDAHVRAFTFFGGSPTKGIYDNMKTAVSKVLKGSNNREWNPKFEKLCAHYLIEPIACSPARGNEKGRVERQVQIDREQFFTPMPKALTLQELNDILTSRLVTYNSSHKHPEYKDKTIDEAYQLERNFLVSVPVLFNGCKEIDIKVSITCLARYESNNYSVHCSCAGKIVQCKIYAEHLVFIYNGQEVGRHKRKFTKGETCYDVNHYLPILRYKPGALRNGEPFLNMNLPEELIEVRRRLESSPAGTRDFAHILSYIAMESIEAVVSACTQALKIGTVSKEVILNIILRNKDELKVTEPSNYQEYHTLKHIPKANCEIYDNFLKLGGK; from the coding sequence ATGGAAAGTAAGAGAAAGATATTAGGACGTTATCGTCGTGGAGAAGGTATACGTTCAATAAGTAGAGAATTAAATATATCACGTAATACAGTTAGAAGTATCATTCGTACGCAAGGAGAGATTAAATCTGATTATATACGAATAATTCAACCTATACCTAAACTCGGGAAATATATTGAGAGTCTTGAGAGGATGTTGCGGGATAATAAGAATTCAAAGCCTAAAAAAACAGGGAAAGCTTTATTTGAGGAGTTAAAGATTTATGGGTATCAAGGCAGTTACTCTGCTGTTAGTCGTTATATTAACACTTGGAATGATAGAAATTTTGAGATTAATATAAAAGCTTGCGTACCTTTATCCTTTGCTCCTGGGGAAGCTTACCAATTTGACTGGAGTAGTGAGCAAGTAATATTAGCTGGAGAAATAATAAATGTTAAAGTAGCTCACTTTGTTTTGTGTTATAGCCGTAAAAAATTTATCTATATTTATCCTACTGAAGCTCAAGAGATGGTATTTGATGCACATGTTAGAGCCTTTACTTTTTTTGGTGGTAGTCCAACTAAAGGGATTTATGATAATATGAAGACTGCTGTCAGTAAGGTTTTAAAAGGCTCTAATAATAGAGAATGGAATCCAAAGTTTGAAAAGCTCTGCGCACATTATCTCATTGAACCGATAGCATGTTCTCCAGCTCGAGGTAATGAAAAAGGTAGGGTTGAGCGACAAGTACAGATTGACCGGGAACAGTTCTTTACTCCTATGCCAAAAGCTTTAACCTTGCAAGAATTAAACGATATATTAACCAGCAGATTAGTTACTTATAATAGCTCTCATAAACACCCCGAATATAAAGATAAGACTATAGATGAAGCATATCAACTAGAACGTAATTTTTTAGTATCCGTGCCTGTATTATTTAACGGTTGCAAAGAAATAGATATCAAGGTTTCTATTACTTGTTTGGCTAGATATGAAAGCAATAATTATAGCGTTCACTGTAGTTGTGCTGGGAAAATAGTACAATGTAAGATATATGCTGAACATCTAGTATTTATTTATAATGGTCAAGAGGTAGGTCGTCATAAACGGAAATTTACTAAGGGAGAAACTTGTTATGACGTCAATCATTATCTGCCAATATTAAGGTATAAACCCGGAGCATTAAGAAATGGTGAACCATTCCTTAATATGAATTTACCAGAAGAGCTCATAGAAGTTAGAAGACGTCTTGAGAGCAGCCCAGCAGGTACAAGAGATTTTGCTCATATATTATCGTATATAGCAATGGAATCCATAGAAGCAGTAGTATCAGCATGCACCCAAGCACTAAAAATAGGAACTGTTAGTAAGGAGGTAATTTTAAATATTATATTACGTAATAAAGATGAGTTAAAAGTAACAGAGCCAAGTAATTACCAAGAATATCATACTTTAAAACATATCCCGAAAGCTAATTGTGAGATATACGATAATTTTCTCAAGTTAGGAGGTAAGTAA
- a CDS encoding FAD-dependent monooxygenase has product MRKRVEKKEIVILGCGFSGMLTALSFAKEDIKTTILEYQSINSDNFCTDIRTTALTPASVQFLRDLNVWFEIEKIASKMLEVYVVDNKAPEMLCMPNIKGNDALGYIVKNSEFKKILLANVRKNPLIKVIDQCDYKKVDSKPDHSTIYLDDNKTMNSDLLIVCDGRNSKVRQYYFFNKIEKTYNQTALTFDIKHEKDHENCAIEHFMPFGPFAILPLKNQKASSIIWTTGQEQAALLMSLPKEEFEYLASKNCGNSLGSIALDSTISSFPLKARIASKYFYNKIAVVADSAHIIHPLAGQALNQGIKDIETLTQLVVSSGISVGMLERYQKLRQNDNFHMYMITESLNSIFSNHSKPLWYLRRLGLKTIDNIQPIKNLLVEYAMGRR; this is encoded by the coding sequence ATGCGAAAACGAGTAGAGAAAAAAGAAATAGTAATATTAGGTTGTGGTTTCAGTGGTATGCTTACGGCATTATCATTTGCGAAAGAGGATATTAAGACTACCATCCTTGAGTATCAATCGATAAATTCTGATAATTTTTGTACTGATATCAGAACGACCGCCTTAACTCCTGCTTCTGTGCAGTTTCTAAGAGACCTTAATGTATGGTTTGAGATTGAGAAAATAGCTAGCAAAATGCTTGAAGTCTATGTTGTTGATAATAAAGCACCAGAGATGTTATGTATGCCAAATATCAAAGGAAATGATGCACTAGGTTATATAGTAAAAAATAGTGAATTTAAGAAAATATTACTAGCAAATGTTAGAAAAAACCCTTTGATTAAGGTAATTGATCAGTGTGATTATAAAAAAGTTGATAGTAAACCTGATCATTCAACCATATATTTGGATGACAATAAGACTATGAATAGTGACTTATTGATTGTTTGTGATGGACGTAATTCTAAAGTTCGTCAATATTATTTTTTTAATAAAATAGAGAAAACTTATAACCAAACCGCCTTAACGTTTGATATTAAGCATGAGAAAGATCACGAAAACTGTGCTATTGAACATTTTATGCCATTTGGTCCTTTTGCCATTTTACCTCTCAAGAACCAAAAGGCCTCATCTATAATATGGACTACGGGGCAAGAGCAGGCTGCATTATTGATGAGTTTACCAAAGGAAGAATTTGAGTATTTAGCAAGTAAAAATTGTGGGAATTCTTTAGGGTCTATTGCTTTAGATAGTACTATTAGCTCTTTTCCTTTAAAGGCTCGTATAGCTAGTAAATATTTTTATAATAAAATAGCAGTTGTGGCAGATAGTGCTCATATAATTCATCCTCTAGCTGGTCAGGCTTTGAATCAAGGAATAAAGGATATTGAAACTTTAACTCAATTAGTGGTCAGTAGTGGTATAAGTGTAGGAATGCTAGAACGATATCAAAAATTAAGACAAAATGATAATTTTCATATGTATATGATTACTGAAAGCTTAAATAGTATTTTCTCAAACCATTCAAAACCCTTGTGGTATCTAAGACGTTTGGGGCTTAAAACTATTGATAATATACAGCCTATTAAAAATTTGTTAGTAGAGTATGCCATGGGTCGTAGATAA
- a CDS encoding monovalent cation/H+ antiporter complex subunit F produces the protein MINFYLVINILFIGLMIYLLLKNVNIFVKLLVLNSLTSIITLFICFLGSFKMNNCYLDIALIYFLLSFIASGAYLKYFIGQSNKVM, from the coding sequence ATGATAAATTTTTATTTAGTTATCAATATTTTGTTTATTGGTTTAATGATCTATTTATTACTTAAAAATGTAAATATTTTTGTCAAACTCTTAGTGCTAAATAGTTTAACTAGTATAATAACCTTATTCATTTGTTTTCTTGGTTCATTTAAAATGAATAATTGTTATTTAGATATTGCTCTAATTTATTTTCTCTTAAGTTTTATAGCAAGTGGAGCATATTTAAAGTATTTTATTGGTCAATCTAATAAGGTGATGTGA
- a CDS encoding NAD(P)/FAD-dependent oxidoreductase, producing MHDTDIIIIGAGPVGLFAIFQAGMLGMRCHVVDSQEIIGGQCSQLYPEKPIYDIPAYPKIMAEELIAQLALQAQPFDPVYHLNQQVVQLKKEEGHFQITTSKDILITAKVIIIAAGCGSFGPNRPPLPNIETFEGKSVFYFINNRNSFANKEIVIAGGGDSAVDWAISLSEIAKKIYLVHRREKFRAANESIRQLKELANSGKIELVINYQLDHLVGKDGKLEAVNVKDFEGNICTLPANILLPFFGLAQELGPIKNWGLNLKTNHIIVEPSYFETNISGIYAIGDIASYPAKLKLILTGFAEAASSLHHAYGRVFEGKALHFEYSTTKGVHK from the coding sequence ATGCACGACACTGATATTATAATAATTGGTGCAGGTCCAGTTGGTCTATTTGCTATTTTTCAAGCTGGGATGCTTGGTATGCGTTGCCATGTTGTTGACTCGCAGGAGATAATAGGAGGGCAATGTAGCCAACTTTACCCGGAAAAACCTATATATGACATACCAGCATATCCTAAAATTATGGCAGAAGAGTTGATAGCACAATTGGCATTGCAAGCACAACCTTTTGATCCGGTTTACCATCTAAATCAGCAAGTAGTGCAATTGAAAAAAGAAGAGGGACACTTCCAAATTACTACTTCTAAAGACATCCTAATTACTGCTAAAGTTATTATTATAGCTGCTGGATGTGGTTCTTTTGGACCTAATAGACCTCCATTACCTAATATAGAAACATTTGAGGGAAAATCAGTATTTTATTTTATCAATAACCGCAATAGTTTTGCCAACAAAGAAATTGTAATAGCTGGTGGAGGGGATTCAGCTGTAGACTGGGCAATATCACTCTCTGAAATTGCTAAAAAAATATATTTAGTGCATAGGCGTGAGAAATTTCGGGCGGCGAATGAAAGTATAAGACAACTCAAAGAACTAGCAAATAGTGGCAAAATTGAGTTAGTAATTAATTATCAACTAGACCATTTAGTAGGAAAAGACGGCAAACTAGAAGCCGTCAACGTCAAAGATTTTGAGGGGAATATTTGTACTTTACCCGCGAATATTTTACTACCATTCTTCGGGCTTGCCCAAGAATTGGGGCCAATAAAAAATTGGGGATTAAATCTCAAAACTAATCATATAATTGTAGAACCTTCATATTTTGAAACAAATATTTCAGGCATTTATGCAATTGGCGATATTGCTAGTTATCCGGCAAAATTAAAATTAATTCTTACTGGTTTTGCCGAAGCAGCTAGCAGCTTACATCATGCCTATGGCAGGGTATTTGAGGGTAAGGCCTTACACTTCGAATATTCAACTACCAAAGGGGTACATAAATAG
- a CDS encoding bifunctional 5,10-methylenetetrahydrofolate dehydrogenase/5,10-methenyltetrahydrofolate cyclohydrolase, protein MNERSNIINGKYVAEQILSKLRAEINLIKEQHKLVPTLAIILVGDNPASSIYVRNKIKAAGAIGMNALQINLPSEIDIDHMLHEISMLNNNSNISGIIVQLPLPEHINKNLILSAIDPSKDVDGFHPINVGYLHSNSGNGFIPCTALGCIELLKQVEPNLAGKNAVVIGRSNIVGKPLSALLLREDCTVTICHSRTQNLSSITSRTDIVISAIGYPLTLTKEYFSPNSIVIDVGISKLPNSDKMVGDVDFTNVVDKVRYITPVPGGVGPMTVACLLKNTLKAAKQNITHANSG, encoded by the coding sequence GTGAATGAACGTAGTAATATAATCAATGGTAAATATGTTGCAGAACAAATATTATCTAAGTTAAGGGCAGAGATTAATTTAATCAAGGAGCAACACAAGTTAGTACCAACCCTTGCTATTATACTAGTGGGTGATAACCCAGCTAGTAGTATATATGTAAGAAATAAGATCAAAGCAGCAGGAGCAATTGGTATGAACGCTTTGCAAATAAATTTGCCCAGTGAAATTGACATTGACCATATGCTGCATGAAATCAGCATGCTAAACAATAATTCAAATATTTCTGGAATTATCGTACAACTTCCTCTACCTGAACATATCAATAAAAATTTAATCTTATCTGCCATTGATCCTAGCAAAGATGTCGATGGTTTCCATCCTATAAATGTTGGTTATCTACATAGTAACTCAGGCAATGGCTTTATACCTTGCACGGCTCTTGGTTGCATTGAGTTACTTAAACAAGTTGAACCAAATTTAGCTGGAAAAAATGCTGTAGTTATAGGGCGTTCTAATATTGTAGGTAAACCATTATCAGCTTTATTACTTAGAGAAGATTGTACTGTGACGATATGCCATTCAAGAACTCAAAATTTAAGTTCTATAACTTCCCGTACTGATATAGTAATATCTGCTATTGGATATCCTTTAACATTAACAAAAGAATATTTCAGTCCTAACTCTATAGTTATTGATGTTGGTATTAGTAAACTTCCTAATAGCGACAAGATGGTAGGAGACGTTGATTTTACCAATGTTGTTGATAAAGTGAGATATATAACACCAGTTCCAGGCGGTGTTGGACCAATGACTGTCGCTTGTTTGCTAAAGAATACACTTAAAGCAGCGAAACAAAATATAACACACGCGAATTCGGGATAA
- a CDS encoding outer-membrane lipoprotein carrier protein LolA gives MSLLCKGIIAIYWFLTIAYAEIEFLHNSTSTGNLGVGTVLESSPTLEYAAVLRSDPPTNSLAEANSARTLILEHRPLDNKAIDQLKIYLREIKSMAVDFSQEDSAGNKAEGKLLINKPSKFRCNYYPPFPLVVIGNANYVSVYDYDMKHVSRIKAEENVFNFLLEDSIDFDKYFKIESVIDQDNMFKITIYHTLSERRSQITFDKKTKQIKKLEILEDENIITIIFNHIAKVQKFDDDLFKLKNPDIFGTPSRLTKSDIEKKYNLAT, from the coding sequence ATGAGCTTGCTTTGTAAAGGTATTATTGCCATTTATTGGTTTCTAACCATAGCCTATGCTGAAATAGAGTTCTTGCATAATTCTACTTCTACTGGTAATTTGGGCGTCGGTACGGTACTCGAATCCTCACCTACACTAGAGTACGCTGCGGTTCTGCGTTCCGATCCTCCTACAAATTCCCTAGCAGAAGCGAATTCTGCTAGAACTCTAATATTAGAGCATAGGCCTCTTGATAACAAAGCTATTGATCAACTTAAAATATATTTACGTGAAATAAAATCCATGGCTGTGGACTTTAGCCAAGAGGATTCAGCAGGGAATAAAGCTGAAGGTAAGTTATTAATAAATAAGCCTTCTAAGTTTCGATGTAATTATTACCCTCCATTTCCTTTGGTGGTTATTGGTAATGCTAATTATGTTTCTGTGTATGACTATGATATGAAACATGTAAGTCGTATTAAGGCAGAGGAGAATGTATTTAATTTTTTATTAGAAGATAGTATAGATTTTGATAAATATTTCAAAATTGAGTCAGTAATAGATCAAGATAATATGTTTAAAATTACTATTTATCATACTTTATCAGAGCGGCGTAGTCAGATTACCTTTGATAAAAAAACTAAACAAATAAAAAAGCTAGAAATACTTGAAGATGAAAATATTATTACCATAATATTTAATCATATTGCAAAAGTACAAAAATTTGATGATGATTTATTTAAGCTTAAGAATCCAGACATATTCGGAACACCAAGTAGACTAACAAAAAGCGATATAGAAAAAAAATACAATTTAGCTACTTAA